In one window of Lacticaseibacillus casei DSM 20011 = JCM 1134 = ATCC 393 DNA:
- a CDS encoding head-tail connector protein produces MTVTTDDIKNSLRVQTDTDDSLINNYLTAAQDYVHNAVDSTAAIDALQAYSQFDIAVAMLTEFWYQNRGAVTTASQEPPYSVVSMIQQLRGLFAADV; encoded by the coding sequence ATGACTGTCACTACTGATGACATTAAAAATAGCCTGCGTGTGCAGACTGATACTGACGATAGTTTGATCAACAACTACCTGACAGCGGCACAAGACTATGTTCACAATGCCGTTGACAGCACAGCTGCGATTGATGCGTTACAAGCGTACTCACAATTTGATATTGCTGTGGCCATGTTGACCGAATTCTGGTATCAGAATCGTGGAGCAGTTACCACAGCAAGTCAAGAGCCACCGTATTCAGTGGTTAGCATGATCCAGCAGTTAAGAGGACTGTTTGCAGCGGATGTATAG